A single region of the Gephyromycinifex aptenodytis genome encodes:
- a CDS encoding GNAT family N-acetyltransferase, translated as MIPAPDPEADRLSVRRAVPDGLRDVVGVVLSQDEEALTLLPEAGGPVRIPRAHITASRVAPPRAVRPSSSPADLHRVMAGHLPAPERMRLGGWLLQAAHGWSWEANAALVVGDPGTDPRIALASVEDFYRRRGLTPRVQVPLRAASADSHRARPDGDASALVPLLDELGWTSLASTNVLVADLRASRSGGEPRSEATASAETVIGWAREPDADWYSLWLAGRAPAAAREEIRTGPAYYLTLRQAAAPVAIGRLALSRGWAGLSQISVTPRLRRRGLGRQASAQMLAQAASLGARFAVVQVPETDSAALGLGAAAGFTLHHQVHYRCLAR; from the coding sequence ATGATCCCGGCGCCTGATCCGGAGGCGGACCGGCTGAGTGTGCGTCGGGCCGTCCCCGACGGTCTACGTGATGTCGTCGGCGTGGTACTCAGCCAGGACGAAGAAGCGCTGACCTTGCTCCCGGAGGCAGGCGGCCCGGTGCGCATCCCCCGCGCGCATATCACCGCCTCGCGGGTGGCACCGCCTCGCGCGGTGCGCCCCAGCTCATCCCCGGCCGACCTGCACCGAGTGATGGCGGGACATCTGCCCGCACCGGAACGGATGCGGCTGGGAGGATGGTTGCTGCAGGCGGCCCATGGCTGGTCCTGGGAGGCCAACGCGGCGCTGGTAGTGGGTGACCCCGGAACGGACCCACGTATCGCGCTGGCCTCGGTCGAGGACTTCTACCGTCGCCGCGGGTTGACGCCCCGGGTTCAGGTGCCGCTGCGAGCGGCGAGCGCCGACAGTCACCGCGCCCGGCCGGACGGCGATGCCTCGGCGCTGGTACCGCTGCTGGACGAACTCGGTTGGACGAGCTTGGCGAGCACGAACGTGTTGGTGGCCGACCTGCGCGCGAGCCGCAGCGGCGGCGAGCCGCGCTCGGAGGCCACCGCGTCTGCAGAGACGGTGATCGGGTGGGCCCGCGAGCCGGATGCCGACTGGTACTCACTCTGGCTCGCGGGCCGAGCCCCCGCGGCGGCCCGCGAGGAGATCCGCACGGGGCCGGCCTACTATCTGACGCTGCGGCAAGCGGCCGCCCCGGTCGCGATCGGGAGGCTGGCCCTCTCACGCGGTTGGGCTGGGTTGTCCCAGATAAGCGTGACCCCGCGATTGCGTCGTCGCGGACTCGGGCGGCAGGCCAGCGCCCAGATGCTCGCCCAGGCCGCTTCGCTGGGGGCACGGTTCGCCGTCGTACAGGTGCCGGAAACCGATTCGGCGGCGCTTGGACTCGGCGCGGCTGCGGGCTTCACGCTCCATCACCAGGTGCACTACCGCTGCCTAGCGCGGTGA
- a CDS encoding HAD family hydrolase: MNMQLPAAVLWDMDGTLIDTEPYWMAAETELVERFGGTWSHQDGLAMVGNPLDVSAQILRERTPVDLPIRAIVEELQSGVIEAMRKEMPWRPGARELLLALREADVPCALVTMSWRPMAQVLLAALPRDTFGAVVTGDEVTVGKPDPEAYLTGAAQLGVAIGDCVAIEDSPSGVRSALASGARTLGIPHMVELPELAGLFRVDSLERVQPGDLLALTTA, translated from the coding sequence ATGAACATGCAGCTTCCCGCGGCGGTCCTATGGGACATGGACGGCACCCTCATCGACACCGAGCCGTACTGGATGGCCGCCGAAACTGAGCTGGTCGAACGCTTCGGCGGGACGTGGTCCCACCAGGACGGCCTGGCCATGGTCGGCAACCCCTTGGATGTTTCGGCGCAGATCCTGCGCGAACGCACCCCGGTGGATCTGCCGATCCGGGCGATCGTGGAGGAACTCCAGTCGGGGGTGATCGAAGCCATGCGAAAGGAGATGCCCTGGCGCCCCGGCGCGCGCGAACTGCTGCTGGCGCTGCGGGAGGCGGATGTTCCGTGTGCGCTGGTGACCATGTCGTGGCGGCCGATGGCGCAGGTGCTGCTGGCTGCGTTGCCGCGCGACACCTTCGGCGCGGTTGTCACCGGTGATGAGGTCACGGTAGGTAAACCGGACCCGGAGGCCTACCTCACCGGCGCGGCCCAGCTGGGGGTGGCTATCGGTGACTGTGTGGCCATCGAGGATTCACCTTCGGGGGTGCGTTCGGCGCTGGCCTCTGGCGCGCGCACCCTGGGCATTCCCCACATGGTCGAGTTGCCCGAGCTGGCAGGCCTGTTCCGGGTGGACTCGCTGGAGCGGGTGCAACCCGGTGACCTACTGGCCCTGACCACGGCATGA
- the metH gene encoding methionine synthase, whose translation MSSRSDRFRALLSERVIIADGAMGTMLQDANPSMEDFDQLEGCNEILNVTRPDIVRSVHEAYLQVGVDAIETNTFGANFANLAEYDIPERVEELAHAGAAVAREAADAWSSDDKPRFVLGSMGPGTKLPSLLHAPFATLRDAYQQCARGLIRGGADALLIETSQDLLQAKAAIIGCKRAMGELEENVPIIAQVTVETTGTMLMGSEIGAALTTLEPLGIDVIGLNCATGPAEMSEHLRHLSKNARVAISVMPNAGLPQLGKHGAVYPLSPQELAQAHAGFVREYGVSLVGGCCGTTPEHLAAVVQAVGGMPIPAREPNPEPGVASLYTAVPFRQDASFLSIGERTNANGSKAFREAMLAEKWDDCVEIAKNQTRDGAHLLDVCADYVGRNGAGDMAEIVSRFNTSSTLPLVLDSTEPDVVQAGLERVGGRAVINSVNYEDGEGPGSRFERVMRMVSEHGAAVVALTIDEQGQARTREHKVAVATRLIEALTGQWGMRVEDIIVDTLTFPIATGQEETRRDGIETIEAIREITRRYPGVQTTLGVSNVSFGLKPAARVVLNSVFLDECVKAGLSSAIVNSAKILPIARIPEDQYKVAFDLVHDRREWAGEPGTSECTYDPLSLMLELFEGVDSASLKASRAEELAAMPLDERLAQRIIDGERQGLEPDLQEAVDSGKPALAIINDHLLEGMKIVGERFGAGTMQLPFVLQSAETMKAAVAYLEPIIEEQVAAGGGTRQAKAKVLLATVKGDVHDIGKNLVDIILSNNGYEVVNLGIKKTANEIIEAATTHGVDAIGMSGLLVKSTVVMKENLEELNTRDLAQRFPVMLGGAALTRAYVEQDLAEVYQGHVRYARDAFEGLRLMDAVAKAKDDPSVDLAEVLPELRKRRVRPNAAAKDDLPDVNDTTPADISRDHSIPTPPFWGTRVVKGIALAEYAAYLDERATFLGQWGLRPTRGQDGPSYEDLVETEGRPRLRMWLDRIATEEIMNPAVVYGYFPCYSEGNDLVVLWHEDGQDEDGSHTTGDVRARFTFPRQRRDRRQCLADFFRTKQAYEADGRPDVIPFQLVTMGAHVSDVTAQIYAENKYRDYLELHGLSVQLTEALAELWHARVREELGIDEALPLSDILDVKFRGCRYSFGYPACPQMEDRVTLVKLLEPERIGVELSEELQLHPEQSTDALVVHHPDASYFKV comes from the coding sequence GTGAGCAGCCGCTCCGATCGTTTCCGCGCCCTGCTGTCCGAACGTGTGATCATCGCCGACGGCGCGATGGGCACGATGCTGCAGGACGCGAACCCCTCGATGGAGGACTTCGATCAGCTCGAGGGCTGCAACGAGATTCTCAACGTGACGCGCCCCGACATCGTGCGCAGCGTCCACGAGGCCTATCTGCAGGTCGGGGTCGATGCGATCGAGACCAACACTTTCGGTGCGAACTTCGCCAACCTGGCCGAGTACGACATTCCCGAACGCGTGGAAGAGCTGGCCCACGCCGGAGCCGCCGTGGCCCGCGAGGCGGCGGATGCCTGGTCCAGCGATGACAAGCCGCGCTTCGTGCTGGGTTCGATGGGGCCGGGCACCAAATTGCCCTCGTTGCTGCACGCACCGTTCGCGACCTTGCGGGATGCCTACCAGCAGTGCGCGCGGGGTCTGATCCGCGGCGGCGCGGACGCTCTGCTCATCGAAACCAGCCAGGACCTGTTGCAGGCCAAGGCGGCGATCATCGGCTGCAAGCGGGCGATGGGCGAGCTGGAGGAGAACGTACCGATCATCGCCCAGGTCACCGTGGAGACCACAGGCACGATGCTCATGGGTAGCGAGATCGGTGCGGCGTTGACGACGCTGGAGCCGCTGGGCATCGATGTGATCGGTCTGAACTGCGCCACCGGCCCGGCCGAGATGAGCGAACACCTGCGCCACCTGTCCAAGAACGCGCGCGTGGCCATCTCGGTCATGCCCAACGCGGGGCTGCCGCAGCTGGGCAAGCACGGCGCGGTCTACCCGTTGTCCCCGCAGGAACTCGCCCAGGCGCATGCCGGCTTCGTTCGCGAGTACGGCGTCAGCCTCGTCGGCGGCTGCTGCGGCACCACCCCCGAGCACCTGGCCGCGGTTGTGCAAGCCGTCGGGGGGATGCCCATCCCGGCCCGCGAGCCCAATCCGGAACCCGGGGTCGCCTCGTTGTACACCGCCGTGCCCTTCCGGCAGGACGCCAGCTTCCTGTCCATCGGGGAGCGGACCAACGCCAACGGTTCCAAGGCCTTCCGTGAGGCGATGCTTGCCGAGAAGTGGGACGACTGCGTCGAGATCGCCAAGAATCAAACCCGCGACGGGGCGCACCTGCTAGACGTGTGCGCGGACTATGTGGGCCGCAACGGCGCCGGCGACATGGCCGAGATCGTCTCGCGCTTCAACACCTCCAGCACGCTGCCGCTTGTTCTGGACTCCACCGAACCCGATGTGGTCCAGGCCGGTCTGGAACGCGTCGGTGGTCGGGCCGTCATCAACTCGGTGAACTACGAAGACGGCGAGGGGCCCGGTTCACGTTTTGAGCGGGTCATGCGGATGGTCTCCGAGCACGGTGCCGCCGTGGTGGCACTCACGATCGACGAGCAGGGTCAGGCACGCACCCGCGAACACAAGGTCGCCGTGGCCACCCGCCTGATCGAGGCGCTCACTGGGCAGTGGGGGATGCGCGTCGAGGACATCATCGTCGACACCCTGACCTTCCCGATCGCCACCGGGCAGGAGGAGACCCGCCGCGACGGCATCGAAACCATCGAGGCGATCCGGGAGATCACTCGGCGCTACCCCGGTGTGCAGACCACGTTGGGTGTCTCCAATGTCAGCTTCGGATTGAAACCGGCTGCGCGAGTGGTCCTGAACTCGGTTTTCCTGGATGAGTGTGTCAAGGCCGGTCTGAGCAGCGCCATCGTCAACTCGGCGAAGATCCTGCCGATCGCGCGCATCCCCGAAGACCAGTACAAGGTCGCCTTCGACCTGGTGCACGACCGCCGGGAGTGGGCGGGGGAGCCGGGTACCAGCGAGTGCACCTACGACCCGCTGTCGTTGATGCTGGAACTGTTCGAGGGCGTCGACTCAGCATCACTGAAAGCCTCCCGGGCAGAGGAGCTCGCGGCGATGCCGCTGGATGAGCGCCTCGCCCAGCGCATCATCGACGGGGAACGCCAAGGGCTGGAGCCGGACCTGCAGGAAGCCGTCGACTCCGGCAAGCCCGCCCTGGCAATCATCAACGACCACCTGCTCGAAGGTATGAAGATCGTCGGTGAGCGGTTCGGCGCGGGCACGATGCAGCTCCCGTTCGTGTTGCAGAGCGCCGAGACGATGAAGGCCGCGGTGGCCTACCTGGAACCCATCATCGAAGAGCAGGTCGCGGCCGGTGGCGGCACCCGCCAGGCCAAGGCGAAGGTGCTGTTGGCCACGGTCAAAGGCGACGTTCACGACATCGGCAAGAACCTGGTCGACATCATCCTGTCGAACAACGGTTATGAGGTCGTCAACCTCGGCATCAAGAAGACTGCCAACGAAATCATCGAGGCCGCGACCACCCACGGCGTCGACGCCATCGGCATGAGCGGACTGCTCGTGAAGTCCACGGTGGTGATGAAGGAGAACCTCGAGGAGCTCAACACCCGGGACCTCGCTCAACGTTTCCCGGTGATGCTCGGCGGCGCCGCGCTGACCCGCGCCTACGTGGAGCAGGATCTCGCCGAGGTGTACCAGGGCCATGTGCGTTACGCCCGGGACGCGTTCGAGGGCCTGCGCCTGATGGACGCTGTCGCCAAGGCCAAGGACGACCCCTCGGTGGATCTCGCAGAAGTCTTGCCGGAGCTGCGCAAGCGTCGAGTCCGGCCCAACGCCGCCGCCAAGGACGACCTGCCCGATGTCAATGACACGACGCCTGCGGACATCAGCCGCGACCACAGCATCCCGACCCCGCCGTTCTGGGGGACGCGCGTGGTCAAGGGCATCGCGCTGGCCGAGTACGCGGCCTACCTCGATGAACGTGCGACGTTCCTGGGCCAATGGGGTCTGCGTCCGACCCGCGGGCAGGACGGCCCCAGCTATGAAGACCTGGTCGAGACCGAAGGGCGCCCCCGGCTGCGGATGTGGCTGGACCGGATCGCCACCGAGGAGATCATGAACCCGGCCGTCGTCTACGGCTACTTCCCGTGCTACTCCGAAGGCAACGACCTGGTCGTGCTGTGGCACGAAGACGGTCAGGACGAGGACGGCTCGCACACCACCGGCGACGTTCGGGCGCGATTCACCTTCCCGCGGCAGCGTCGCGACCGGCGGCAGTGCCTGGCCGACTTCTTCCGCACCAAGCAGGCCTACGAGGCCGATGGGCGCCCCGATGTCATCCCCTTCCAGTTGGTGACGATGGGCGCTCACGTCAGCGATGTGACGGCGCAGATCTACGCCGAGAACAAGTACCGCGATTACCTGGAGCTGCACGGGCTCTCGGTGCAGCTCACCGAGGCGTTGGCCGAACTGTGGCACGCCCGGGTGCGCGAGGAGCTGGGGATCGACGAGGCACTACCGCTCTCGGACATCCTGGACGTGAAGTTCCGCGGTTGCCGGTATTCCTTCGGCTACCCGGCCTGCCCGCAGATGGAAGACCGGGTCACCTTGGTGAAGCTGTTGGAACCTGAACGGATCGGCGTCGAATTGTCCGAGGAACTGCAGTTGCACCCTGAGCAGTCCACCGACGCACTCGTCGTGCACCACCCCGACGCCTCCTACTTCAAGGTCTGA
- a CDS encoding PAC2 family protein, giving the protein MIEAEELPELNRPIVIAAFEGWNDAGEAATTVISHLAQVWGAEPVAAIDPDDYYDFQVNRPRISTVEGERRVTWPTTRILLARQTGLGHDVLLIQGIEPSMRWRSFVIELLGLAHEVDAEILVLLGALLADVPHTRPCPVMVTSEDRRLAHRYDLEPSTYDGHVGIVGVVADAAHQSDLPTLSCWVSVPHYAGGHTSPKAALALLSRVEELLDLALPHGELEELARAWERGVDELSGSDEEIAEYVQALEEAQDTAEHPQASGDAIAKEFERYLRRREDDNR; this is encoded by the coding sequence ATGATCGAGGCCGAGGAACTACCCGAACTGAACCGGCCGATCGTCATCGCCGCGTTCGAGGGCTGGAACGACGCCGGGGAAGCTGCCACGACCGTCATCTCGCACCTGGCGCAGGTTTGGGGCGCTGAGCCGGTCGCTGCGATCGACCCCGATGACTACTACGACTTCCAGGTGAACCGGCCACGGATCTCTACCGTCGAGGGCGAGCGTCGAGTCACCTGGCCCACCACCCGGATTCTGTTGGCGCGCCAGACCGGTCTGGGCCACGACGTGCTGCTCATCCAGGGCATCGAACCCTCGATGCGTTGGCGCTCCTTCGTCATTGAACTGCTCGGCCTCGCCCATGAGGTCGACGCCGAGATCCTCGTCCTGCTCGGAGCGCTGCTGGCGGACGTCCCGCACACCCGCCCCTGCCCGGTGATGGTCACCTCTGAGGACCGCCGTCTGGCGCACCGCTACGACCTCGAACCGAGCACCTACGACGGGCACGTGGGCATCGTCGGCGTGGTGGCCGACGCGGCGCATCAGTCCGACCTGCCGACCCTTTCGTGTTGGGTTTCGGTGCCGCACTATGCCGGTGGCCACACCTCCCCCAAGGCGGCCCTGGCCCTGCTCAGCCGCGTCGAGGAATTGCTCGATCTGGCTCTGCCGCACGGTGAACTGGAGGAGTTGGCCAGAGCGTGGGAACGCGGAGTGGACGAACTCTCCGGTTCTGACGAAGAGATCGCCGAGTATGTCCAGGCGTTGGAAGAGGCTCAGGACACCGCTGAGCACCCGCAGGCCAGCGGCGATGCCATTGCCAAGGAGTTCGAGCGTTACCTGCGCCGACGCGAAGACGACAACCGCTAG
- the mshC gene encoding cysteine--1-D-myo-inosityl 2-amino-2-deoxy-alpha-D-glucopyranoside ligase translates to MIAWPSPHVPELASYGRGPLPCVHDDARGEKVLLQPGPVATVYVCGITPYDATHLGHAATYVTFDVLNRVLRDAGHQVLYAQNVTDVDDPLLERAKRDGMDWRDLATREIQLFRDDMSALAVIPPQHYVGVVESVAEIGRSVLELLASGAAYRIGQPEAGGEGVEDIYLDLAKQPQFGKVSGWSEDEMLAVFADRGGDPERAGKRGVFDPLLWRAARAGEPSWQVAGLVPGRPGWHIECTSIATRALGTSFDVQGGGSDLVFPHHEMSAVQAKAAHGPDAFASVYLHQAMVGLDGEKMSKSKGNLVLVSVLRRAGVDPMAIRLGLLAHHYRTPWDWTDEVLDQARHRLQTWRAAAANCPRADQRLVDAVRNRLADDLDTPGALAVLDDWAAAVGAAETAAAQPSNEMPVAAVLDALLGVQL, encoded by the coding sequence GTGATTGCCTGGCCCAGCCCGCATGTTCCCGAACTCGCCTCCTACGGTCGGGGGCCGCTGCCCTGCGTCCACGACGACGCTCGCGGGGAGAAGGTGCTACTGCAGCCCGGCCCGGTGGCCACCGTCTATGTCTGCGGCATCACCCCCTACGACGCCACGCACCTGGGCCACGCGGCGACCTACGTGACTTTCGACGTGCTCAATCGGGTGCTTCGCGACGCGGGTCATCAGGTGTTGTACGCCCAGAACGTCACCGACGTCGACGACCCGCTCCTGGAACGCGCCAAGCGCGACGGGATGGACTGGCGTGACCTGGCAACCCGGGAGATCCAGCTCTTCCGCGACGACATGAGCGCATTGGCCGTCATCCCTCCCCAGCACTACGTCGGCGTCGTGGAGAGCGTTGCGGAGATCGGCCGCTCTGTGCTGGAGCTGCTGGCCAGCGGAGCCGCTTACCGCATCGGACAACCCGAGGCGGGCGGTGAGGGCGTCGAGGACATCTACCTTGATCTTGCCAAGCAGCCGCAGTTCGGGAAGGTCAGCGGCTGGAGCGAGGACGAAATGCTCGCCGTCTTCGCTGATCGCGGCGGCGACCCGGAACGCGCCGGCAAACGTGGCGTCTTCGACCCGTTGTTGTGGCGAGCTGCGCGAGCGGGGGAGCCGTCTTGGCAGGTGGCCGGGCTGGTTCCGGGCCGACCCGGTTGGCACATCGAATGTACGAGTATCGCCACCCGAGCGCTGGGCACGAGCTTCGATGTTCAAGGCGGCGGCAGCGACCTGGTCTTCCCGCACCACGAGATGAGCGCCGTCCAGGCCAAGGCCGCGCACGGCCCCGACGCTTTCGCCTCGGTGTACCTGCATCAAGCCATGGTCGGTTTGGACGGCGAGAAGATGAGCAAGTCCAAGGGCAACCTGGTGCTGGTCTCGGTGCTGCGGCGTGCGGGCGTCGACCCGATGGCCATCCGGTTGGGGCTGCTGGCTCACCACTACCGAACCCCGTGGGACTGGACCGATGAGGTTCTGGACCAAGCACGGCACCGCTTGCAGACCTGGCGGGCGGCCGCAGCCAATTGCCCGCGTGCCGACCAGCGCCTGGTGGACGCGGTGCGCAACAGGTTGGCTGATGACCTGGACACCCCCGGCGCGCTCGCTGTTCTCGACGATTGGGCAGCCGCTGTCGGTGCTGCCGAGACCGCAGCAGCGCAACCGAGCAACGAGATGCCGGTCGCGGCAGTCCTGGACGCGCTCCTCGGGGTGCAGCTTTAG
- a CDS encoding SCO1664 family protein, with protein sequence MKSQDIIDVLENGSLRVRAQLLDASNAAFLVEVLPRAEADPASAPGPELYGVYKPIRGEEPLWDFPTGHLAHREVACFLIDEAGGWGLVPPTALITGPLGPGSLQRWVTDAKRVLEQAGDPTSAAREPEAGAVRPTGIDTADLEAGGQEAGAEADIVRLLQPGTDLPGWLPVFTGELPNGGQVLVAHADNPRLRSLAVLDAVVNNSDRKASHVLRGSDAQLWGIDHGVTLHSQAKLRTVLWGWAGEPLPEQDLHRLEQLAAALTGGELPHRLAQLLTAEEITALRGRVAHLRRTRRHPLPAPGWPALPWPPL encoded by the coding sequence GTGAAGTCTCAGGACATCATCGATGTGCTCGAGAACGGCTCACTGCGGGTGCGTGCCCAGCTGCTCGACGCCTCCAACGCGGCATTCCTGGTCGAAGTGCTCCCACGAGCCGAGGCCGATCCCGCCAGCGCGCCCGGCCCTGAGCTGTACGGGGTCTACAAGCCCATCCGTGGCGAAGAACCACTGTGGGACTTCCCGACCGGCCATCTGGCGCATCGAGAGGTGGCTTGCTTCCTCATCGACGAGGCCGGCGGTTGGGGGTTGGTGCCCCCCACCGCGCTCATCACCGGGCCGCTGGGACCGGGATCACTGCAGCGCTGGGTCACCGACGCAAAGCGCGTGCTGGAACAGGCCGGTGATCCCACCTCGGCAGCCCGCGAGCCTGAGGCTGGGGCGGTCAGGCCCACCGGCATCGACACCGCAGACCTCGAGGCCGGTGGGCAAGAGGCCGGAGCTGAGGCCGACATCGTGCGCCTCCTGCAGCCGGGCACCGACCTGCCCGGCTGGCTTCCGGTGTTCACCGGAGAACTCCCCAACGGCGGGCAGGTCCTCGTCGCCCACGCAGACAACCCCAGGTTGCGTTCCCTGGCGGTGCTGGATGCGGTCGTGAACAACAGCGACCGCAAGGCTTCGCATGTGCTGCGGGGCAGCGACGCCCAGTTGTGGGGGATCGACCACGGGGTGACCCTGCACTCCCAAGCCAAGCTGCGCACCGTCTTGTGGGGGTGGGCCGGGGAGCCCCTGCCCGAGCAGGACCTGCATCGTTTGGAGCAGCTGGCCGCAGCGCTGACGGGCGGTGAACTGCCGCACCGACTCGCGCAGTTACTCACCGCCGAAGAGATCACCGCGCTGCGAGGGCGGGTCGCGCACCTTCGTCGCACCCGACGCCACCCCCTGCCTGCACCCGGGTGGCCGGCGCTGCCCTGGCCGCCGCTGTGA
- a CDS encoding DUF3090 family protein, with translation MALFEYDPPERFVAGTVGPAGQRQFFLQATGGGRTTTVSLEKLQVNALADRINDMLDEFAAGEASEQAAEALLDNAPLDTPIEEEFRVGTMRLDWEPASRRLIVECHAAGDAFDEADEALAETLADPALDPSQIVLRVAMSPAGARAFARRSVKVVAAGRPPCPFCAAPLDPAGHVCPRANGYKR, from the coding sequence ATGGCCCTCTTCGAATACGACCCGCCCGAGCGCTTTGTCGCGGGCACCGTCGGCCCGGCGGGGCAGCGCCAATTCTTCCTGCAAGCCACCGGCGGCGGTCGCACCACTACTGTGTCGCTGGAGAAGCTGCAGGTGAACGCGCTAGCGGACCGGATCAACGACATGTTGGACGAGTTCGCCGCCGGTGAGGCCAGCGAACAGGCAGCCGAGGCGTTGCTGGACAACGCACCCCTGGACACCCCCATCGAGGAGGAGTTCCGGGTAGGGACGATGCGCCTGGACTGGGAACCAGCCTCACGGCGTCTGATCGTGGAATGTCACGCCGCCGGCGACGCCTTCGACGAGGCAGACGAAGCCCTCGCCGAGACCCTGGCCGACCCGGCGCTGGACCCCAGCCAAATCGTGCTTCGAGTGGCCATGTCACCGGCCGGCGCCCGGGCCTTCGCTCGCCGCAGCGTCAAGGTCGTGGCCGCCGGGCGTCCGCCGTGCCCGTTCTGCGCCGCTCCGCTGGACCCTGCCGGACATGTCTGTCCCCGGGCCAACGGCTACAAACGGTGA
- a CDS encoding heparinase II/III domain-containing protein codes for MHCAALRTITVGALVATMAGAGSVATARPITSDAARKQPRYLCSNLEFGNPTEDVLKDVYRWGIYADKVGNGRGDIDWNLDPHKQVSWRMWLNALRWLGKAVDAAGKGNAQARAHALAITRDWMNDHQKDWTGDDTVTEGAMHRTNMLLCLRQAVASPNGKLSPDLAWIDAAIERHGKWLTAHYSGVGNHGTNESITLVGVGVTLHRREFTDLGVRRLREALPLTIDAQGATDEQSTGYVLLNYDLWMRARDTLREAQVAADLQRQIDVSLARLATFFAHATNSLGYHHQIGDSERRRLRPLVGTPHEYIATGGRSGKPLSNRVAIYRAGYVFGRSGWGTASTPLIDESSYSLRFGRAKRAHGHDDKTSITYQARRRDVLIDPGLGELNRDAWREYQTGFAAHNALVAPGMSRAPAALTSSSLSPKADTFVVTDTPGKGFQRSRTAMFLRGPEALLVVDAATAPKVTTFSQHWHLPTDASVRIARNAATALVGSKRTEKTMVIPLVVGAKGDIPRLRTVTGSTNPIQGWHWHTIFEKKPAPTVSGQIKARSVRVGALVVPAGAKDAVRVRTTVSAGGTTTWTIRVGGNTAIVGHRADGTLIRVR; via the coding sequence ATGCATTGCGCAGCTTTACGTACCATCACGGTCGGCGCGCTGGTCGCGACCATGGCTGGCGCCGGTTCGGTTGCGACCGCACGGCCGATAACCTCGGACGCGGCACGTAAACAGCCCCGCTATCTGTGTAGCAACCTCGAATTCGGAAACCCGACCGAGGACGTGCTCAAGGACGTGTACCGCTGGGGAATCTACGCCGACAAGGTCGGCAACGGTCGCGGAGACATCGACTGGAACCTCGATCCGCACAAACAGGTGAGCTGGCGCATGTGGTTGAACGCACTGCGCTGGCTGGGCAAAGCCGTGGACGCGGCGGGCAAGGGCAACGCCCAAGCCCGGGCACACGCCCTGGCCATCACCCGTGACTGGATGAACGATCACCAGAAGGATTGGACCGGCGACGACACCGTCACCGAGGGTGCCATGCACCGCACCAACATGCTGCTGTGCCTGCGCCAAGCCGTGGCTTCCCCCAACGGCAAACTCAGCCCGGACCTGGCCTGGATAGATGCCGCCATCGAGCGGCACGGTAAGTGGCTCACCGCGCACTACTCGGGTGTCGGCAACCACGGAACCAACGAATCGATCACCCTGGTCGGCGTCGGAGTGACACTGCACCGGCGCGAGTTCACTGATCTGGGTGTTCGTCGCCTGCGAGAAGCGCTGCCGCTGACGATCGACGCCCAAGGCGCCACCGACGAACAGTCCACCGGGTATGTCCTGCTCAACTACGACCTGTGGATGCGCGCCCGGGACACCTTGCGTGAGGCGCAGGTCGCCGCAGACCTGCAGCGACAGATCGACGTCTCGCTGGCGCGCCTGGCCACCTTCTTCGCCCACGCCACCAACTCCCTGGGCTATCACCATCAGATCGGTGACAGTGAGCGTCGCCGGCTGCGCCCCCTGGTCGGGACGCCGCACGAATACATCGCCACCGGCGGCCGCTCGGGTAAACCGTTGTCGAACCGGGTGGCGATCTATCGAGCTGGATACGTCTTCGGTCGTTCCGGGTGGGGGACCGCAAGCACCCCGCTCATCGACGAGTCCTCGTATTCGCTGCGTTTCGGACGCGCCAAGCGGGCCCACGGTCACGATGACAAAACCTCGATCACCTACCAGGCGCGGCGCCGAGACGTGCTCATCGACCCCGGTCTCGGCGAATTGAACCGCGACGCCTGGCGTGAATATCAGACCGGCTTCGCCGCCCACAACGCTCTCGTCGCCCCCGGGATGTCGCGGGCACCCGCCGCGCTGACCTCCAGTTCACTCAGCCCCAAGGCCGACACTTTCGTGGTCACAGACACCCCCGGAAAGGGATTCCAGCGATCCCGCACCGCAATGTTCCTGCGCGGCCCGGAGGCACTCCTGGTCGTGGACGCCGCAACCGCACCGAAGGTGACCACCTTCTCCCAACACTGGCATCTGCCCACCGACGCCTCCGTGCGAATCGCTCGCAACGCCGCAACCGCGTTGGTGGGTTCCAAACGCACCGAGAAGACCATGGTCATCCCGCTGGTGGTGGGGGCTAAGGGCGATATCCCTCGGCTGCGCACCGTCACCGGATCGACCAACCCCATCCAGGGCTGGCACTGGCACACCATTTTCGAGAAGAAGCCTGCCCCGACGGTCAGCGGGCAGATCAAGGCCCGCTCGGTGCGCGTCGGTGCGCTCGTGGTGCCGGCCGGGGCTAAGGACGCGGTGCGGGTGCGCACCACGGTCTCAGCCGGTGGCACCACGACCTGGACCATCCGCGTCGGCGGTAACACCGCCATCGTTGGACACCGCGCAGACGGGACACTCATCCGGGTGCGCTAA